Part of the Nicotiana sylvestris chromosome 2, ASM39365v2, whole genome shotgun sequence genome, CAACTGCATTTCCTTATATAACATGCCTCGTCCCAACCTTTTTTTTCCTCCTCGAGATAGCTCGTAAAACTTGTGCTAGTACACAAGTGTAGTCTCAAGTAATAATTACAAAGTCAAAACGCTTAAGTAATAGTTGTTGTCGTTGTAATACAAGGCAAGAAACTATGATAAGCAACTACattttttcatgccactgcctacaGATTTAGAGAAGAGTTTAAGAggtataaaaatatttaatttcaTCTTTCACCCAACAAAATAACATATAATACATTGCTCTAAATATCTCAACCTAACTTAACTTCATAATACAAAATACCACAATACTAGATATCATTTAATTCATCAAACAAGCTGCAATTAAGGTACCAAATAGGACCCATGATATCAAAATAACTAATTCATTTTCTTGGAATTGGTCCTTTCTAATGATTTGTAGCCTCCATTTCTTCAACTTTATTCCTCAATAAGTCCCTTTCGAGATAAGCCGCATCCAACATCGACTTCAACATGCTTGTTTCGGTCTCTCCAACTTCAATTATGGCCTCCATTgcttcaacttttttttttaattttagtctTTCAACCTTAACTACATCCAATTGCGACTTCAACTTGCAAATAACAGTCACAACTCTATCCGATAATACTTCATCAACCCATTCGAAATAACCAAAGGAAGTTTTCTGGAAAAATAATTCAAATGATTTCAATCTAGAAAAGAACTGAACAATCACAATATGATAATTATATAAATTAACAACATCAGGTTTAGGACATTTGTAGTTTCTCCGATCAGTGTTGCAAGGAGTGTAAGCCGTAAAGTAGTGCACAATCATACCGCATAAACACCCCCTCTTCGAACCAACTTCTTGAGACGAACAACTATCTTGTGACATTGTTGAAATTAAATGACAGATTTACAGGAACAACAATGAGAAAATTAAATGATCTTCTTGCAATAACAGATGGAGCAAAACAAGAAGAAACCAACTACAAATTTATTGGTGATAATCGGAGGAGGAGGCAAAAGAATTAAGAGATACCATGAATCCTAAGATTTGGGAATGGAGTAAGAAGAAAGAACGGGTCTCTTAATTTGGGTGTAAAATGAGAGAAAAGGGCTTAAGCCTTTCTATTTGAATGAACCCGTTAATGGTTATGGATCGGGTTAAAATCGGGTGTAAAAATGAGTAATCAAGCgataattaaaaaaagaaagaaaaagggttGGGTGTCTTAAGATTGAGCCACGTGTCCGTTTCAGCTGGGTCCGTTAATGAAAGGGTAATTTTATCTATAACATTAACGTCAGGGATAGAAAGGGTTTAATAGTATAATGGGGGTACAAATAACTAATAAATAATAGTAGCGAAGTAGAAATAGCCCTTTTCCGATGATAAAATTTAGTTTCTTATTTAGTCACTAGTTTTTGAAGCCCGGGACCAAACTCAAGATATAAAAGTAAAACTTTCATTTCACTTCTTTAATATTTTAACTTTCATTTTGAGGAATTTTTTTACTTCAAATCACATGCGGAGCCAAAATTTAAAGTTTATGAATTGTAAATCTTAATTTAAAGTTATttagttctaaattaataatatagatatttagTGAACTTTTAAGACAAATACAGAATTTGAATCAAAACATTACTAAATCCGCCAAACTTATTTTGTGTTTAGAAAATTAAATAAAGTTAACCAAACTAGAGATTTTAAAGATAACCTGATCATGACTGATAATACtgacttaaattaaaaatatagaTATTTAGTgaacttttaagaaaaataaagaatTTGAACCAAAACGTTACCGGATCCAACCAAACTTATTTTGTGTttagaaaattaattaaaattaaccACACGAGAGATTTTGAAGATAACTCGATCATGACAGATAACACTATCTTTTTAAACATATATGAGCTCATTAAAGTTTAAATATGAAGTAAAAGAAATGcctaaatataaataaaagaattttCAGAAATTCTCAAATTTTATAAtacaaataaaaagtaaaagaaaggcCTACATGTACAAAACTATAATAAGCAACAAATGAAAAGGAGAAAGAGATCGACAAGAAACAAGAATCTAGCGAAAAAATTACTATTTTTCAGGTTAATAGATAAGATCAATAGAAGAAAGTAACAGGGAAAATAAAGTGTAGTGGATAAGGCTGCTCCTTCCTTATCAAGGTTTTCGAGTTCGAGCCCGGGTATGAAAAAATTCTTGGTAGAAAGAGCTTCCTCCAAATGAGCCTTACACGACGCGAATTCGAATTAATCGGGCTCTATTATAAATATCGGACACCGAATAAAAAatcgaaaaacaaaaaaaaaataagatagGGCAACGTTTAAGAAGTAAAccgtaaaacaaaaaaaataaggtCAAGACCTAAAAGTAATTAATTAAAAAGTTTATATTTTATGGAAAACTTTTGTGAGGACTACAAAAGTCCTTGATTGTCCCTAATTATATACAGTAAATGTAACCACAACTGTCATTTGTACCGTGACTTGACTCTGCTTCTCCACTTACGTGATAACAGGAGAAGTCATTGCCAGTATTCCCTAATATTCATTACAAAACAAACAAATACTTGGTCAAAAAATTCTTTTACAATAATGCAACAAAAAGAATATACATGACATTCTTTTAGTCCATTATGAAAAGATGTACGTTTTTATGTATTTGAGTACTCTCCGATCTACTTCTAATATTTTCATTGTTACTAATATTCTCTTATATAATTAACAATATATATTGATAATTACTAGATTTTAATGATATTTTCGATATGCTATATGTTAACGTGTCAAAAAAATTTCCCCTGAAACCCTCAACTCAATTAAACATCATCATATAAATTAAAATGAAAAGTAACGAGAATGAATAAAGAATAATTTATATAAAAGAtattataattaaaaattaaaattttctttAAAGTGTGTGAAAACGAGTAATTGGCATGTTAAACAAAGAACAAAATGATTAAGCTACCCGCTATGTCAGTAGGGCCCAGCCGCCGCTGATCCCCTAGCTCCCTTTCACATTTGTCAAAGAATTTACCGAAACCATCTTCTGTCAGTCAAAGTCAAACTTCCACTACTTCGAACACGCCATAATTTACCCACCACCGCCAAGAAAAAGCTGGCTTTGCCGTCAGCCCTGACTTTTCTCCAATATTTAAACTcaataaaatgacaaaattaccccTCCATTCAACAACCCACCCACTCCAGCTAGGTCCCTTTTGTCATTAcacacaagaaaacaaaaaagacaaaaaaggaagaaaagaaagagacTAGCTTTCTTGTTTCTCCAGCTCAAAGTCTGTAATAGCACTCAAAAAGGCAAGACTCATATGAAGAAGAGAATTACTGTAATAAAAATTAGCAGATTCTGATACCCTTTTAGGAAATTCGAATTGGGTTTGGATTTTCTTGGCCAAAAAAATGGCGTTTAATCCTGGTAGTAGAATGGACCCACAAGCGGCAGCAGAAAAAGCCGTCTCAGTGATCGGGTTCGGTTATGATTTGACGAGTGATATCCGGTTGACGGCGTGTAAACCCGGTCCAAGCGGGTCGGGTTTGATAGAGGTTGATCAGAAGTCGACCAAGGACCTAGTGGTGCCAGGTGGGGTGGTGGTTTCAAAGGTTTCGACTTCAATCAAGTGCGATAAAGGTGAACGAACTAGGTTTCGCTCTGATGCTCTCTCTTTTAGTCAGGTAAGTTTCTTTTTTTCAGCTTTTTTCTCGGCATgtctttttatatttattttttctcTAACCGTTTAATATCGGTCTATTGGTATGGATGCTATTTATTTTTTCTCTAACCGTTTAATATCGGTCTAAGGGATTTGGGTAATTGAATTTTTGCGGCTGCTGTTCATTTGCTGGAAAACAGTAAAATTGACAATGAAGAGCTTGTACTTTTTAATCAGTTCATTTAATGGTTTGCCTGAAATTTCATTTCTAGGTTTGCTTCAAAATGGGAAAAAATTGAATCTTTTTGTGAATTTCGTCCTATCTAGTTgagttgggaaggttaaatttaATTTTCCTCGATGATTGGCTTATGCATACAGAAAGAAAAAGTGTCATTTGTGTTGCTATTTCAAGTCTCATACTTGATGAAAAAGTAATGTAGGTACTAGGGAAATTCTGGTCAATTAGTCACAATTTGGATAGAGGCGTTGAGCTATATACTACTGGATAAAGTTTTGCCTGGTTTGCGGAGTTGCATGTGAAGGTATCTGGTCTGATTTGGCCATTAAATAGGACTTCTTGAAGTATTGGTTATTGTATGACAACTAAGTACATCAATCTCTTTGGCTTCCGGAACTTTGCCAATCCTTTTACTGCTGGATAAAATACCTTTGGCAGCTAATCAGCTTGATAGTAGGATAATAGCATCTAAACGCGCAAATGCTGTAGCAGGGCCAGTCAACTTGTTTGGATACATAAACTGCTTGAGTATGGGGTTATAGACATTCTCATTGTGTAGTTACATCGTGACGTTCCTTCTAGGATTAGATTCAATTTTTAAATATTGGATTTTTGCGTTATCTAAATCTTCATCCTCTGTCACTTGTAGTTACTTATCGTTCAACGAAAGACTGGTTAAGGATCCATTGATATTCATCTAATCCAATTAGAATGCTTAAGGAAAGTATTGAAAATTGTACATACTCTTTCTATTTCTAACAATTGGGGAGATTCGTCATCAGTGGGAATCCAGCAGTAATAAATCGAATATAGAAATTGGATTTGTTAAGTGAGAAGCTCATGTTTTATCTATGCTGATTGCGGAGtgctttccccttttttttttccttttaaataaTTTAAGAGATATCTTCCCTTTTCCTACGGTGGATTGTTAGTTCTTTTCTGCATTGTCTATGAGCTATCATCATGCTTTCTATCTAATAACTGTTTGGTAAAATGATTTTTTGGTGCCTATTAGATTAGTGTTGAAACTTGTTCGCAGAACTCAATGAAGTATGTGTTTTTTTGATTATTCAATCTAATGTTTTCTACTTCGATGTGTATTTATGACTAATCTCTCGGCCCTATCGTCTGCTCATTGCATTCAGATGTCAGAACAATTGAATCAGGAGTTATCTTTGTCTGGTAAGATACCTTCTGGTTTGTTTAATGCAATGTTTGGTCATAAGGGATGCTGGCAAAAGGATGCAGCTTCGACAAAGCTTCTTGCCTTTGATGGTTGGTTTATTACCTTGTACAATATTGAGTTAGTGAGATCCCATCTAACACTATCTGAGCAAGTGAAGCAAGATGTGCCTTCTTCGTGGGATCCTTCTGCGCTTGCAGAGTAAGACCTTTCGCTCAATTGTTATTTGAATAACTATTTTGTTGTCCATCAGGATAGTATAAATACAAATCTGTGTACGTTCAAAATCTCAAGGAAATCTGGTACATGCTCCTCTATGAGATTGGATGTAGGATGAATTGGATTCGGAAAGTTCTGAACTAGCACGCCTGCAAGTTTTTCATACAAAAACATTTTTCCTGTATTGTAATTATGCGTTAAGTGTTTGAGTGGAAACTAaggaaaggaaggaaaagaataGAAGATCAAAAGGATGGATATGGGGAGGGAGGGAGGGAAGGAGGGAGGGAGAGTTTCTTTTGTTTGGTGAACTGCAATAGGATATTATGAGAGGAATGTTTttgtttcttggtttgatttcttTCCTCTCCTCCTATGTAAGTCGAAGAAGGAGAAGATTCTATCCTATCTGTTTCTGTCCAAAACCACCGGCAATGCTTTCTGCCTTTTCTATCCAGCAGAAGTAGCGAATTTATGAGGGAATGGAAAAAGAATGACCTATGAACTGTAGGAGAGTCATTATGGCCCTGAAATTTGGACTCAGAAACAGCAGTGTTTTTGTTATCTTAAGACAGttgttgaattttttttatttttagtgcATTTGATTTTGATTTTATCTCCTTCACTCTGACCTTCtgtcccttctcttggttcatgATGGAACACAACTTGCTATTGACTTTGCTTTTGTAAACTAATattgaaaatggtagaaaattattAACTGTGAGGCCGATAACATGATTTTTCAGGTTCATCGAAAAATATGGCACCCATATTGTTGTCGGGGTAAAGATGGGAGGCAAGGATGTAATTCACATAAAGCAGCTGCAGAATTCAACTCTTCAGCCAATGGAGGTGCAGAAATTACTTAAGCAATTAGCTGATGAGAAATTTTCAGAAGACGTAAATGGATGCCAGATGCGAAACTCTGTTAAATCTTCTGAAAAACCAAAGGTATCACATAACTTATATTATATTCGATAGTTCAACTCCCTTTTATGTTTGCTTTCTagattctttaacatttcattttattttaccATACAATTGTGGAAGAAATTGTTTAAGGCCTGACTACGAGTATACACTCAAACTTAGATATTCTGGAATGCTTGTTGAGTTGAGGATGTGTTTTGCCTGCAAAACTAATTCTGTCACTTCCAAAATATTTAGGAGGATAGTTAACCCATTTTACTGATGAAACGTTGATTGATGTGCTTTATGGCTGTTCACGCCATGTACTAGGGTACTACATAAGCGATAATTCAAATATATTAACTTCTATAGATGCATATATATTGAGAATGAAGCTGGCACTGAAGCAATAAGATTCTGGCTAATATTACTTATGCTGCTTGTTAGTTCTCTTTGATGGGCTTTCTGAGTGTTTAACTGCCTTTGATCCAATTAGTTTAAGCTAGTCTGCTTACTTCTAAGATTGCGAATGCTATTTCACAGGCTAATTCATCTTAATAGATTTATTAATATGATTTGAAATTTACTGAAATGCTAAAATGAGCTACTGTAAACTTAAttttaaaatcatattttttaacGATAATACGTCATGGTCGGAATAATGCCAAGTAATACAATGTAATGCTAAATCAGAATCTTGTAGAAACATTTATTTGCTACTAGTTAATCTTTTCAAGAGGGTGTAATACAGAAAGCTGGACAAGCAAAATGATGTTGAGGGATCAAAATGTACTGTTTGTTAATATAACTGAACCACTAAGTCCAGAAGCCCCAAAATTGTGAAGGAACAAAGTTATGTATGGGTTAGTCAAACAGACTTAAAAGGTAAATAATGTCATGCCCATGGATTTCTCCAAGAAAAGTAAGCAAAATGGATGACATTATGGTCATAGTAAAACTTTATTACATATATGTTTACAttgattaaacaaaataaatcatCTGACAGCAGTTTCAATTTTTGACATATGGCAGGATGAAAAATCCATATTCTCAGATCCTCATCTACCATTTGCAAACTCAATAAGACCATCTATTATGTCTCACTCGAAAGCTGATGTAAGATTGTTTTGTTCCCTCTTAAATGAATAATTGTTTTGTTCCCTCTTAAATGAATCACTATTTGCTCTGATGATAAGCTTTTTGTAAAGGATTTGGATTTGAATTCTTTATGCAGGATCTACTAAGCATTCATATCCGTCGCGGAGGTCTTGATTTTGGTCAAAGGCATAGCCAGTGGCTTCCTACTGTATCACAGTCCCCCAATGTCATATCAATGTCTTTTGTGCCTATTGCTTCACTTTTGAGTGGTGTAAGGGGCAGTGGATTTCTAAGCCATGCAATTAATCTTTACCTGCGATGTGAGTATGTCTATTTCTCAATCAATGCTTTATTATAGCGGTGGAAATGGTGCTCTTGGTTGTGTGTGCCTGAGTTTTTGGCTATTCCTGTGAATAGAATGAGTATCCAAATATCAACGAGATCTAGCTGATTCTATTCTCCCTTGACCTACATAACCAACCCCAGCACCACAGACTAAAGGATTGGAAATATGAGAAGGAAATAATATGCAGAGCGGGAGAGCTGAAATCTTGTCGTTAGAGATCAGCTCTAAGCCTTAGTTTACCTGATGAAGACAGATTGATAAATCACTTGCCAGTGGTCTTTTACTTTGAGTTCTTCCCTCTTATGTATTTGGATTATTGAGCAGCGTTTCAGccctataatatatatatagaggGTAAATGAGCCTTAAGGAACCCTAATTTGCTTTAAAAGATTAACTATTGAATATTGTAGTGAAAAACAAACTAATGAATGATGGAATTTTAACGGAATCAGATAGATATTGAGGATTCATATATGATATAACTAACACCAGCTAGTTTGATATTAAGTTATAGGTATTGCTATAATGTTGTATTTCATTATTATAAGAATGCTCTGGACTATGAATAGGCTGTGTGCGTTAGTTTATTGAATAGTAGAAGCGTCACTGAATTGATAGGAAGAGAAAATCTGAGGAGGAGCGCCTCATGTTCCGGACTACTAACAAATTTACACACATGCACTCTTTTATCGAAAATGGGTCAAGCATTTTGGGGAATGATTATTATGATGTGTCATGTGTGTATCTCAATTTCCGCCACCAGCTTCTGCTGAATGATCTGGGTTATGAATTCTACCATTTGTTGCTTGACCTTTGCACGGGAGCAGAGCAGTGATTATTACACTCCTATTCGGTGAAGCCTTCCCGCAGTTTAAACGTATAGGACTTCTATAAAAGAATATCTTCCTTGTATGTTTTAGGATGAGCAATTGAATGTTTTCATGTTGTCaattgcatttttatttttttcagtttCTTGCATTTAGAGCTACATGACTAAAAACTGCTTCATATCTCTCTGATAGCAAAGATCTTTGATGCAGATAAACCGCCAATCGAGGAACTTGAACAATTTTTAGAATTTCAGTTACCTCGGCAGTGGGCTCCAGCATATAGTGATCTTCCTCTTGGTCATCGTCACAGGAAACAATCCTCTCCATCTTTGCAGTTTACTTTGTTGGGTCCAAGGCTATACGTTAACACTATAAAGGTAAATCTTCATGTGTTagaataagaacatcaagaaatcTTTTCTTTATCGGATTTTGAAGAGCAACATTTTGAAGTTTTGGTGTTTATCAGCAGAGAGACCTAGTTATAGTAAGAAATTTACCTTTTCTCCCATCACTTGAAAGGGATAAGAAAAATGCAGCAGGAGCAGTTCTTTTTCAGTGCCTTTTAAATGTGCATAGGTTGCAGctgtgtaattttttttttccttcttcttgcTAATATTTGCAGGTAGACTCTGGAAACAGGCCGGTAACTGGAATTCGGTTATACTTGGAAGGTAAAAGGAGTGATCACCTGGCTATCCATCTTCAACATTTATCAGCACTTCCTCAAAGTATCCAACTAACAGATGATCTTAGCTATGAGCCTGTCGATGAGCCAGTTGAACGGGGATATTTTGAACCGGTCAAGTGGAGCATATTTTCACACATTTGCACTGCTCCCGTTGAATACCGTGGAACACGAATAGATGACTCTGCTTCTATTGTGACCAAGGCCTGGTTTGAGGTGAAGGTTATTGGAATGAAAAAGGTCCTCTTCCTGAGGTTGGGATTCTCGATGGTCGCCTCAGCAAAGATCCGTCGGTCAGAGTGGGAGGGGCCCGCAAGCACATGTCGAAAATCAGGATTGATGTCAATGCTGATCAGCACCCCTTTCAGTACGAAACTAAATCAACCACAGAAGCCAGCTAAGGTGGACCTGAACTCCGCAGTTTATCCTGGCGGTCCACCTTCACCGGCAAGGGCGCCAAAGATGTCGCACTTTGTCGATACAACAGAAATGGTAAGAGGACCTGAGGAGTCACCTGGCTACTGGGTGGTAACTGGTGCAAAGCTATGTGTAGAAGATAGTAGGATAAGAATGAAAGTGAAGTACTCGCTCTTAACCATACTGACAGAAGACTCATTGTTGATATAAGTTGATTGAGATATAGCAAAGTCATGCTTTATCTATCTTCCTCCATAGGACATTGTGTATATTTCTTCATCTGATATTTGGTCAAATATGTAAAATGTATTAGCAAGGTCAAATTGGCCTATTAAAAGTTTGAGTGTGTAAAGAAACTTCAAACTTTTGCTGAAAGAAATGAACACACTTTTTGGATGTACACGTATCGTTAGCAAATGCACTTAGTTATTTCATTTCTCCCTCTGGTCAATTGCTCTCCggagtatattttttttttcacatAGTACATATTTCGTGCTTGACAATGTTAAAAACGTTTAGTAGTTGCTAAACAAGAGAACATCGTATGATATTTAGCAGAGGTTGGAATTGTCCCAGTGCATAGTATTCTTTTCAATTTCATGTATCCTTGCACACAAATATCGGGGTAAATTTCATAAATGGTCATATAACTATGACTTTTTTTCAGTAAAGTCATATAGCTTTGTTTTCTTatacaaaaatcataaaactttTACTAAATTACACAAAAATCACAGTGACATAAAAACACAACTTTTTCGATAATATTTTCttgttttatgttttttattttttattttatgtctAATAAATAATAATCCCGTTTAAATAGTAATGACCCAACCTGACCTGATTAAATAtccatatatataaattaaataatacTACAAGTGAATCCTTCAAAACAAGATACTTCTATCTTTTTTCTTTCAAGGTTTAAGTCAAATTAATAGCATTATTATTTCAAGAGCTCTCCAATTATCCATATTTCTTTTTTGTTCatttttagtattattttaatttatatatgTGTGTATTGGATTGTGTCGGGTTGGGCGATtcttattttaagaaaaataaaataaaattgaccGGTGGGTCAAAATTAATTGAATTACTAGCCAAA contains:
- the LOC104228544 gene encoding MACPF domain-containing protein NSL1, with product MAFNPGSRMDPQAAAEKAVSVIGFGYDLTSDIRLTACKPGPSGSGLIEVDQKSTKDLVVPGGVVVSKVSTSIKCDKGERTRFRSDALSFSQMSEQLNQELSLSGKIPSGLFNAMFGHKGCWQKDAASTKLLAFDGWFITLYNIELVRSHLTLSEQVKQDVPSSWDPSALAEFIEKYGTHIVVGVKMGGKDVIHIKQLQNSTLQPMEVQKLLKQLADEKFSEDVNGCQMRNSVKSSEKPKDEKSIFSDPHLPFANSIRPSIMSHSKADDLLSIHIRRGGLDFGQRHSQWLPTVSQSPNVISMSFVPIASLLSGVRGSGFLSHAINLYLRYKPPIEELEQFLEFQLPRQWAPAYSDLPLGHRHRKQSSPSLQFTLLGPRLYVNTIKVDSGNRPVTGIRLYLEGKRSDHLAIHLQHLSALPQSIQLTDDLSYEPVDEPVERGYFEPVKWSIFSHICTAPVEYRGTRIDDSASIVTKAWFEVKVIGMKKVLFLRLGFSMVASAKIRRSEWEGPASTCRKSGLMSMLISTPFSTKLNQPQKPAKVDLNSAVYPGGPPSPARAPKMSHFVDTTEMVRGPEESPGYWVVTGAKLCVEDSRIRMKVKYSLLTILTEDSLLI